Proteins co-encoded in one Methanobrevibacter gottschalkii DSM 11977 genomic window:
- a CDS encoding right-handed parallel beta-helix repeat-containing protein: MVKKFNISLLLFLIFISMATVCASDNMEDTLNNNGSILSNPSDESILLSNDDVLAEFTTHEINVEKYSIYFNNNGDLISSKVKSGDTLNFTGDWNEVSSKTFNFNKTLNIVYSGSKPMKNGVFTFYNGATGSSIIGLNIANTEDYNYGIFLNGASNCIVKDCFINNTGMSSYAICIANNANYNNVSNNFFCDYGMNYGGQGTRSTPPVLLSGAHHNYIANNHIECDDANGIYLSYYDGGPLHGGVSNYNLIYNNTVKYNVLPTSWGYGIQIMGGYNKIYSNRIIGAFRGISTSNGAFNEIFNNRIINITGADFNHPVVEVGGEYGIVGSANAIIINNSIENARILPGSGAIYAIDNAIIENNTIDVVSSGYGIQASGSNISIKNNSIITESGAGVFWKGEYFDLVVVGNNITSGNGVGVLVKKESVKKMPGNITIVDNYISTGNKYAIDAIEVNADTSYVIENNTIPKGKGIVATPEGSYDPSKPRYIFKGTTYSITPENYDDYFDVGGTLNSVVKNGDILYFDGNFENKGVIYINSAVKITGKNPNFYNATFRISEGVWIENLTIKNKDSERINAWGILVYNTGGAIISNCNIEVTDPNAAYAIYVVESSDIDVLNNNLTSNGNYLTYTLLAISVYDCNFINNSIHTIGTGIEHVFENSHCVDGNSNCIDGSTCVGGDTVCTSGNTITGNHVLNEVYRTYGILMAYSSGCNISGNKVNATSKLNKTSNTFNSSWGNNYHNNISTNSIVGIDLYFNSHNNTFSNNNIYVKSNDNYIYGMGVLGSNTGHDAPEGKDASNNQFINNNIVLEGDYFVQGLVIGHESKNTTLISNTVNAKSNNFSYGINLEGSQKSIIKDNNLKLTSDIVYGLEVFRSNGNFIKGNNLDIKAKQAYAIALSNAENNIILNNIVMNNVTGEEITYNVCDSLGVGVAGICLKFNSSSNNISGNNITSKKGYAIVIDKLAIKNNLFYNYLNSEMGIGDKAINNTNNNFVKGNYIYILNGLIPEVTINYLGTADIVLNVGVDGVLVKFYICGEEIGNATSSNGVAKLRYKFDDSYTPAGYSIKAIASKKDYLTKEFISYLTIEKGLLNINYNDVTAIPTSKGKFVVVVEDIFGNSVSGITVKFYRLQGRDVFIGKVKTDKNGVATLVAEVPSLGNYKLRADVVENDNFKSNSGKANLIVAYKPSIYQYKTKAVYYGNTIKYTVRVKGIDGKYVAGGKIVTIKVNGKTYRVKTDKYGKAYKSIKLKAGSYKVTAQYGVTKVSSKIKFKPILIAKNIVKKKSKKIKFSVKLVNKHGKILKYKKIIFKIKNKKYSAKTNSHGVAILSIKNLKIGKNTITSFYGGCTISNTITIRR; the protein is encoded by the coding sequence ATGGTTAAAAAATTTAATATTTCATTATTATTATTCCTCATTTTTATATCAATGGCTACTGTTTGTGCTAGTGATAATATGGAGGATACTTTAAATAATAATGGTTCTATTCTGAGTAATCCATCGGATGAAAGTATTTTGCTTTCTAATGATGATGTTCTAGCTGAATTTACAACACATGAAATAAATGTAGAAAAGTATTCTATTTATTTTAATAATAATGGTGATCTAATTTCTTCTAAGGTTAAATCTGGGGACACACTTAATTTTACTGGAGATTGGAATGAAGTTAGTTCTAAAACTTTTAATTTTAATAAAACTTTAAATATTGTTTATTCTGGATCAAAACCAATGAAAAACGGTGTTTTCACATTTTATAATGGTGCAACAGGAAGTTCCATTATTGGCTTGAATATTGCTAATACTGAGGATTATAATTATGGAATTTTCTTAAATGGTGCAAGTAACTGCATTGTAAAAGATTGTTTTATTAACAATACAGGAATGTCCTCTTATGCAATTTGCATAGCCAATAATGCAAATTACAATAATGTATCAAATAATTTTTTCTGTGATTATGGTATGAATTATGGGGGTCAAGGAACTAGATCAACACCACCTGTACTTCTTTCTGGTGCTCATCATAACTATATTGCAAACAATCATATTGAATGTGATGATGCAAACGGGATATATTTGTCTTACTATGATGGGGGTCCTTTGCATGGTGGTGTTTCTAATTATAATTTAATTTACAACAACACTGTAAAATATAATGTTTTGCCAACTTCATGGGGTTATGGTATTCAGATAATGGGTGGATACAATAAAATTTATTCCAATAGGATAATTGGTGCATTCAGAGGCATTTCAACTTCAAATGGTGCATTTAATGAGATATTTAATAATAGGATTATTAATATTACTGGTGCGGATTTTAATCATCCTGTTGTTGAAGTTGGAGGGGAGTATGGAATTGTTGGTTCAGCAAATGCGATAATAATAAACAATTCTATTGAAAATGCAAGAATACTTCCAGGTTCTGGTGCGATTTATGCTATTGATAATGCAATTATTGAAAATAATACTATTGATGTTGTGTCATCAGGATATGGTATTCAGGCAAGTGGAAGTAATATTTCTATCAAAAACAATAGTATAATTACTGAATCTGGTGCTGGTGTCTTTTGGAAAGGCGAATATTTTGATTTGGTTGTAGTTGGTAATAATATTACAAGTGGAAATGGTGTTGGTGTTTTAGTTAAAAAAGAAAGTGTTAAAAAAATGCCAGGGAATATAACTATTGTTGATAACTATATTTCTACTGGAAATAAGTATGCAATTGATGCAATTGAGGTTAATGCAGATACTAGTTATGTTATTGAAAATAATACTATTCCTAAGGGTAAAGGTATTGTTGCAACTCCTGAAGGGTCATATGATCCATCAAAACCACGTTATATCTTTAAGGGAACAACTTATAGTATTACTCCTGAAAATTATGATGATTATTTTGATGTGGGAGGTACTTTAAATTCAGTTGTTAAAAATGGAGATATTTTATATTTCGATGGTAATTTTGAGAATAAGGGTGTAATATATATTAATTCTGCAGTCAAAATTACTGGTAAAAATCCGAATTTTTATAATGCTACTTTTAGGATATCTGAAGGTGTCTGGATTGAAAATTTAACAATTAAAAATAAAGATTCTGAAAGAATAAATGCATGGGGAATCCTTGTATATAATACTGGTGGAGCGATAATTTCTAATTGCAATATTGAAGTAACAGATCCAAACGCAGCATATGCAATTTATGTTGTAGAATCAAGCGATATTGATGTTTTGAATAATAACCTTACATCTAATGGTAATTATTTAACTTATACATTACTTGCTATAAGTGTCTATGATTGTAATTTTATCAATAATAGTATTCATACCATTGGAACTGGTATTGAGCATGTATTTGAAAATAGTCATTGTGTTGATGGCAATTCTAATTGTATAGATGGTTCTACTTGTGTTGGTGGAGATACTGTTTGTACAAGTGGGAATACTATAACTGGAAATCATGTTTTAAATGAGGTTTATAGGACTTATGGTATTTTGATGGCTTATTCTTCTGGTTGCAATATTTCTGGAAATAAAGTAAATGCAACTTCTAAGCTTAATAAAACATCTAATACATTTAATTCAAGTTGGGGAAATAATTATCATAATAATATATCTACAAATTCTATTGTTGGTATAGATTTATATTTTAATAGTCATAATAATACCTTTTCAAATAATAATATTTATGTAAAGTCTAATGATAATTATATTTATGGTATGGGTGTATTAGGTTCTAATACTGGGCATGATGCTCCTGAAGGAAAAGATGCATCTAATAATCAATTTATTAACAATAATATTGTTTTGGAAGGAGATTATTTTGTTCAAGGTTTAGTTATTGGCCATGAATCAAAAAACACAACTCTCATTTCAAATACTGTTAATGCTAAATCTAATAATTTTTCATATGGTATTAATTTAGAAGGGTCTCAAAAATCAATTATTAAAGATAATAATCTAAAATTAACTTCAGATATTGTTTATGGACTTGAAGTTTTTAGGTCGAATGGTAATTTTATTAAAGGGAATAATCTTGATATAAAAGCTAAGCAGGCATATGCTATTGCACTTTCAAATGCTGAGAATAATATTATCCTTAATAATATTGTAATGAATAATGTTACTGGTGAGGAAATAACTTATAATGTGTGTGATTCATTAGGTGTTGGGGTTGCTGGAATCTGTCTTAAATTTAATTCTTCTAGTAATAATATATCTGGCAATAATATAACTTCTAAAAAAGGTTATGCAATTGTTATTGATAAATTAGCAATTAAAAATAATTTATTTTACAATTATTTAAATTCTGAAATGGGTATTGGTGATAAAGCTATTAATAACACAAATAATAATTTTGTTAAAGGTAATTACATCTATATTTTAAATGGATTAATTCCGGAAGTAACGATTAATTATTTGGGTACTGCAGATATTGTTTTGAATGTTGGTGTTGATGGGGTATTGGTTAAATTTTATATTTGTGGGGAAGAAATTGGTAATGCAACTTCTTCAAATGGTGTAGCAAAATTAAGATATAAATTTGATGATAGTTATACTCCTGCGGGTTATTCGATTAAAGCTATTGCATCTAAAAAGGATTACTTAACTAAAGAGTTCATTTCTTATTTAACTATTGAAAAAGGTCTTCTTAATATTAATTATAATGATGTAACTGCAATTCCAACATCTAAGGGAAAATTTGTAGTTGTTGTAGAAGATATTTTTGGAAATTCTGTATCTGGAATTACTGTTAAATTTTATAGACTTCAAGGAAGGGATGTTTTCATAGGTAAAGTAAAAACTGATAAAAATGGTGTAGCTACTCTTGTTGCTGAAGTACCTTCACTTGGTAATTATAAATTACGTGCAGATGTTGTTGAAAATGACAATTTTAAGTCAAACAGTGGTAAAGCTAATTTGATTGTGGCTTATAAACCTTCAATTTATCAATATAAAACTAAAGCTGTTTATTATGGTAATACTATAAAATATACGGTTCGTGTTAAGGGTATTGATGGTAAATATGTTGCTGGGGGTAAAATTGTAACTATTAAAGTTAACGGAAAAACCTACAGGGTTAAAACTGATAAATATGGTAAGGCATATAAATCCATTAAATTAAAAGCAGGTTCTTATAAAGTAACTGCTCAATATGGGGTTACTAAAGTTTCAAGTAAAATTAAATTTAAGCCAATTTTAATAGCTAAAAACATTGTTAAAAAGAAATCTAAAAAAATTAAGTTCTCGGTTAAGTTAGTTAATAAGCATGGTAAAATATTAAAATACAAAAAAATTATTTTTAAGATTAAAAATAAAAAATATAGTGCAAAAACAAACAGTCATGGTGTTGCTATATTATCTATTAAAAACTTAAAAATAGGTAAAAATACTATTACATCATTTTATGGTGGTTGCACAATATCAAATACAATAACTATTAGGAGATAA